The Achromobacter pestifer genome includes a region encoding these proteins:
- a CDS encoding DUF2846 domain-containing protein — protein sequence MKRRFKMVAAAVLGAALLAGCGGPRYKEVASSIPMMVPETGRIYFYQPPAPVGVVSAQPYLRVNGLKVGRSKPGSFFYVNRPAGQYVVDTLRDDEKLSFTLAPGQTRYVRLSIEGVSGNSSNMGRQEMRLEESEAAAQQEMGPLQYWGAGSRERVKLRP from the coding sequence ATGAAGCGCAGGTTCAAGATGGTGGCGGCCGCCGTGCTGGGCGCGGCCTTGTTGGCGGGTTGCGGCGGTCCTCGGTACAAGGAGGTCGCCAGCTCCATTCCCATGATGGTGCCGGAAACGGGTCGCATCTACTTCTACCAGCCGCCGGCGCCGGTTGGCGTGGTGTCGGCCCAGCCGTACCTGCGCGTGAACGGCCTGAAGGTCGGCCGTTCCAAGCCGGGCAGTTTCTTCTATGTGAACCGGCCCGCCGGCCAGTACGTGGTCGACACTTTGCGCGACGACGAAAAACTGTCGTTCACGCTGGCCCCGGGCCAGACCCGCTACGTGCGGTTGAGCATCGAAGGCGTGAGCGGCAATTCGTCCAACATGGGTCGCCAGGAAATGCGCCTGGAAGAGTCGGAGGCGGCCGCCCAACAGGAAATGGGGCCGCTGCAATACTGGGGCGCCGGGTCGCGCGAACGCGTCAAACTGCGCCCCTGA
- the rnhB gene encoding ribonuclease HII yields the protein MEQPDLFVAPEQPAMVTAGVDEAGRGPLAGAVYAAAVILDPARPIGGLADSKVLKAATREALALEIQEFALAWCIASASVAEIDSMNILRATMLAMQRAVQGLSTRPQLALVDGNQAPKLGCTVQTVIKGDALVPAISAASILAKTARDADLLRLHALYPQYAFDQHKGYGTPLHLEMLREHGPCAEHRRSFAPIKAFGLNS from the coding sequence GTGGAGCAGCCTGACCTGTTCGTGGCTCCCGAGCAGCCCGCCATGGTCACGGCGGGCGTGGACGAGGCGGGCCGTGGCCCGCTGGCGGGCGCGGTCTACGCCGCGGCCGTAATCCTGGATCCGGCCCGGCCCATAGGCGGCCTGGCGGATTCCAAGGTGCTCAAGGCTGCCACGCGCGAGGCGCTGGCGCTTGAAATCCAGGAGTTCGCGCTGGCCTGGTGCATCGCCAGTGCCAGCGTGGCCGAGATCGACAGCATGAACATCCTGCGCGCCACGATGCTGGCGATGCAGCGCGCGGTGCAGGGCTTGTCCACCAGGCCACAGTTGGCGCTGGTGGACGGCAATCAGGCTCCCAAGCTCGGCTGCACGGTGCAGACCGTCATCAAGGGCGATGCCCTGGTGCCCGCGATTTCCGCGGCCTCCATCCTCGCCAAGACGGCGCGCGACGCGGATCTGCTGCGCCTGCATGCCCTGTATCCCCAATACGCCTTCGACCAGCACAAGGGCTATGGCACGCCGCTGCATCTGGAGATGCTGCGCGAGCACGGCCCCTGCGCCGAACACCGGCGCAGCTTCGCACCCATCAAGGCCTTCGGCCTGAATTCATGA
- the lpxB gene encoding lipid-A-disaccharide synthase, which produces MSTRIGMVAGEPSGDLLAGRIIAGLQARDAGIRCEGIGGPQMQARDFDTWHPMHALTVFGYVDALKRLPSLLGTYRDVKRRWLAEPPAVFVGIDAPDFNLRLEHQLRQAGTPTVHFVGPSIWAWRYERIHKIRESVSHMLVLFPFEEEIYRKEGIPVTYVGHPLAGAVPMQPDRAAARERLGIDQNARVLAILPGSRSSEIRLLAPRFLQAAQILQKKDPALQCVVPMVNDQRRAEFQAILAQYPVPGLRCVTANDLHGEGGERQAPVAWSVMEAATAVLVASGTATLETALYKRPMVISYVLSPWMRRIMAWKSGQQRPYLPWVGLPNVLLRDFAVPELLQDDATPEKLAEATWTSLTDDAGRARIEARFTALHQELLRDTPALAAQAILEVAGGAA; this is translated from the coding sequence ATGAGCACTCGGATCGGCATGGTGGCCGGCGAGCCTTCGGGCGACCTGCTGGCCGGACGCATCATTGCCGGTCTGCAAGCGCGCGACGCCGGCATTCGCTGCGAGGGTATCGGGGGGCCGCAGATGCAGGCCCGCGACTTTGACACCTGGCATCCCATGCACGCCTTGACGGTGTTCGGCTATGTCGACGCGCTGAAACGCCTGCCCAGCCTGCTCGGCACCTATCGCGACGTGAAGCGGCGCTGGCTGGCGGAGCCGCCCGCCGTCTTCGTCGGCATCGACGCGCCCGACTTCAACCTGCGGCTGGAGCATCAGCTGCGCCAGGCGGGCACGCCCACGGTGCATTTCGTCGGGCCGTCGATCTGGGCCTGGCGCTACGAGCGCATCCACAAGATCCGCGAATCCGTGTCGCACATGCTGGTGCTGTTCCCGTTCGAGGAAGAGATCTACCGCAAGGAAGGCATACCCGTCACTTACGTGGGCCATCCGTTGGCTGGCGCCGTGCCCATGCAGCCGGACCGCGCCGCGGCGCGCGAGCGCCTGGGCATAGACCAGAATGCGCGCGTGCTGGCGATCCTGCCGGGTAGCCGCTCCTCCGAAATCCGTCTGCTGGCGCCGCGCTTCCTGCAAGCCGCGCAGATACTGCAGAAGAAGGATCCGGCCCTGCAATGCGTCGTTCCCATGGTCAACGACCAGCGGCGCGCGGAGTTCCAGGCCATTCTGGCCCAGTATCCGGTGCCGGGGCTGCGCTGCGTCACCGCGAATGATCTGCACGGCGAGGGCGGAGAACGCCAGGCGCCCGTGGCCTGGTCCGTCATGGAGGCGGCCACGGCCGTGCTGGTGGCCAGCGGCACCGCCACGCTGGAAACGGCGCTGTACAAGCGGCCCATGGTCATTTCCTACGTGCTGTCGCCCTGGATGCGCCGCATCATGGCCTGGAAGTCCGGCCAGCAACGCCCCTATCTGCCCTGGGTAGGCTTGCCGAACGTGCTGCTGCGCGATTTTGCCGTGCCGGAGCTGCTGCAGGACGATGCGACGCCCGAGAAGCTTGCCGAGGCGACCTGGACGTCGCTGACCGACGACGCGGGCAGGGCGCGCATCGAGGCCCGCTTTACCGCCCTGCATCAGGAATTGCTGCGCGATACGCCCGCGCTGGCCGCACAGGCGATCCTGGAGGTGGCCGGTGGAGCAGCCTGA
- the lpxD gene encoding UDP-3-O-(3-hydroxymyristoyl)glucosamine N-acyltransferase, whose amino-acid sequence MPVLLDLARAPTLETLLSAANTQGMDWRISAVPGADPMRVCGIGTLSSAGRQEIAFLANPRYQSQLGATQAGAVIVSPDVAQVLEAEGNARPPFALVVCQHPYLLYARVAQWFDAARRPALPASTHPSAVVAADAIIEEGVRIGPNCVVESGARIGRDTVLGPGCVIGAGSSVGPGSRLYAHVTLYDGVKVGARAIIHSGAVLGADGFGFAPDPTLGKGAWGKIPQLGGVTIGDDVEIGANTTVDRGALEDTVLADGVKLDNQIMVAHNCRIGAHTAIAACVGVAGSTTIGERCTIGGAAMLSGHLTLGDDVHVSGGTAVTSSISKPGRYTGVFPYAEHGEWQRNAAVIQQLAQLRRRVRTLEKD is encoded by the coding sequence ATGCCGGTTTTACTGGATCTTGCCCGCGCGCCAACGCTGGAAACACTGTTGAGCGCCGCCAACACCCAGGGAATGGACTGGCGTATCAGCGCGGTTCCCGGTGCGGACCCCATGCGGGTCTGCGGCATTGGAACCCTGTCATCGGCGGGTCGGCAGGAAATCGCTTTCCTGGCCAACCCCCGCTACCAGAGCCAGCTAGGCGCCACGCAGGCAGGGGCGGTCATCGTCTCGCCCGACGTGGCCCAGGTTCTGGAAGCGGAAGGCAATGCCCGGCCGCCGTTCGCGCTGGTCGTCTGTCAGCATCCCTATCTGCTCTATGCCCGTGTGGCGCAATGGTTCGACGCCGCCAGGCGTCCCGCGCTGCCCGCGTCCACGCATCCTTCCGCGGTGGTCGCCGCTGACGCCATCATCGAAGAGGGCGTGCGCATCGGCCCGAATTGCGTCGTCGAATCCGGCGCCCGCATCGGCCGCGATACCGTGCTCGGACCCGGCTGCGTCATAGGCGCGGGCTCGTCCGTCGGACCCGGCAGCCGCCTGTACGCCCATGTCACCCTGTATGACGGGGTCAAGGTGGGCGCGCGCGCGATCATCCATAGCGGCGCCGTGCTGGGCGCGGATGGCTTCGGCTTTGCGCCCGATCCCACGCTGGGCAAGGGCGCCTGGGGCAAGATTCCCCAGCTCGGCGGCGTGACCATTGGTGACGACGTCGAAATCGGCGCCAACACCACCGTCGATCGCGGCGCGCTGGAAGACACCGTCCTGGCCGATGGCGTGAAACTGGACAACCAGATCATGGTCGCGCATAACTGCCGGATCGGCGCGCATACCGCGATTGCGGCCTGCGTCGGCGTGGCTGGCTCGACCACCATCGGCGAGCGCTGCACCATAGGCGGCGCGGCCATGCTGTCCGGCCACCTCACGCTGGGCGACGATGTGCATGTTTCCGGCGGCACCGCGGTGACCTCCAGCATTTCGAAGCCTGGCCGCTATACCGGGGTCTTCCCGTACGCGGAACATGGCGAATGGCAGCGCAACGCCGCCGTGATACAACAGTTGGCGCAATTGCGCCGGCGCGTGCGGACGCTGGAAAAAGACTAG
- the fabZ gene encoding 3-hydroxyacyl-ACP dehydratase FabZ: MELDIKGIMERLPHRYPMLLIDRVVEMVPGKSIVAIKNVSINEPFFNGHFPHHPVMPGVLIVEAMAQASALFSFTDENGGLKCEGSKTAYYLVGIDGARFRRPVVPGDQLRIEVEAERLSRSICKYQARATVDGQEVASAKLMCAIRSLEE; the protein is encoded by the coding sequence ATGGAACTCGACATCAAGGGGATCATGGAGAGGCTGCCGCATCGTTATCCGATGCTGCTGATTGACCGCGTCGTCGAAATGGTGCCTGGCAAGTCCATCGTGGCCATCAAGAACGTCTCGATCAATGAACCGTTTTTCAACGGCCATTTCCCGCACCACCCGGTGATGCCGGGCGTGCTCATCGTGGAAGCCATGGCTCAGGCCTCCGCCCTGTTCTCGTTCACCGACGAGAACGGCGGCCTGAAGTGCGAAGGTTCCAAGACCGCGTATTACCTGGTCGGCATCGACGGCGCGCGTTTCCGCCGCCCCGTGGTCCCGGGCGACCAACTGCGTATCGAGGTCGAAGCCGAGCGCCTGAGCCGCAGCATCTGTAAGTACCAAGCGCGCGCGACAGTGGACGGCCAGGAAGTCGCCTCGGCCAAGCTGATGTGCGCGATTCGCAGCCTGGAAGAGTAA
- the ppsA gene encoding phosphoenolpyruvate synthase, with translation MSYVVLFEQLRMTDVDSVGGKNASLGEMISQLSGAGVRVPGGFATTADAFRDFLKASGLDKRIAERLTTLNPEDVRELANAGSQIRQWIVDAPFSSEFESQIRTAFSKLDADGKGSFAVRSSATAEDLPDASFAGQQETFLNVVGIEDVLDKIRHVFASLYNDRAISYRVHKGYAHADVALSAGIQRMVRSDKGSAGVMFTIDTESGFQDVVFITSSYGLGETVVQGAVNPDEFYVFKPTLAQGHYPIVGRRIGSKLIKMEFDPERPEGRAVRTVDVPVSERNRYSLTDDEVNELARYAVIIEKHYQRPMDIEWGRDGVDGKIYILQARPETVKSQQGVNDVQQRYRLKATGQVLITGRAIGQKIGAGPVRVVGDISDMDQVQPGDVLVTDMTDPNWEPVMKRASAIVTNRGGRTCHAAIIARELGIPAVVGCGNATDLLKQGQAVTVSCAEGDEGRIYDGLIETEVEEVRRGDMPPLDLKIMMNVGNPQLAFDFAQIPNGGVGLARLEFIINNNIGIHPKAVLDYPNVDGELKKAVESAARGHASPRAFFVEKMAEGVATIAAAFYPKPVIVRMSDFKSNEYRKLVGGSRYEPEEENPMLGFRGASRYIAEDFAECFRMECEALKKVRDEMGLTNVEIMVPFVRTVGQAEKVVNLLAKHGLARGENGLKLIMMCEVPSNAILADEFLQYFDGFSIGSNDMTQLTLGLDRDSGMELLAADFDERDEAVKFMLRRAIKACLAANKYVGICGQGPSDHPDFAQWLKDEGILSMSLNPDTVVDTWQRLAKN, from the coding sequence ATGTCGTACGTTGTTTTGTTCGAGCAGCTCCGCATGACGGATGTGGACTCGGTAGGAGGCAAGAACGCATCACTAGGCGAAATGATCAGCCAGCTGTCTGGCGCGGGAGTCCGCGTGCCGGGCGGCTTTGCCACGACCGCTGACGCCTTCCGCGACTTCCTCAAGGCCTCCGGCCTGGACAAGCGCATTGCTGAACGCCTGACCACGCTGAACCCCGAAGACGTGCGCGAACTGGCCAACGCCGGTTCGCAGATCCGTCAATGGATCGTCGACGCGCCGTTCTCGTCCGAGTTCGAATCGCAGATCCGCACCGCCTTCTCCAAGCTCGACGCTGACGGCAAGGGCTCGTTCGCCGTACGTTCCTCCGCCACTGCCGAAGACCTGCCCGACGCCTCGTTCGCAGGCCAGCAGGAAACCTTCCTGAACGTCGTCGGCATCGAAGACGTGCTGGACAAGATCCGCCACGTCTTCGCGTCGCTGTACAACGACCGCGCCATTTCCTATCGCGTGCACAAGGGCTATGCCCACGCCGACGTCGCGCTGTCGGCCGGCATCCAGCGCATGGTGCGTTCCGACAAGGGCAGCGCCGGCGTCATGTTCACCATCGACACCGAATCGGGCTTCCAGGACGTGGTGTTCATCACCTCGTCCTACGGCCTGGGCGAAACCGTGGTGCAGGGCGCGGTCAATCCCGACGAGTTCTACGTCTTCAAGCCGACGCTGGCCCAGGGTCACTACCCGATCGTCGGCCGCCGCATCGGCTCCAAGCTGATCAAGATGGAGTTCGATCCCGAGCGCCCCGAAGGCCGCGCCGTGCGCACGGTCGACGTGCCGGTGTCAGAGCGCAACCGTTATTCGTTGACGGACGACGAGGTCAACGAGCTGGCCCGCTATGCCGTCATCATCGAGAAGCACTACCAGCGCCCGATGGACATCGAGTGGGGCCGCGACGGCGTCGACGGCAAGATCTACATCCTGCAGGCGCGCCCGGAAACCGTGAAGTCGCAGCAGGGCGTCAACGACGTGCAGCAGCGCTACCGCCTGAAGGCCACCGGCCAGGTCCTGATCACCGGCCGCGCGATCGGCCAGAAGATCGGCGCGGGCCCCGTGCGCGTGGTCGGCGACATCTCCGACATGGACCAGGTCCAGCCTGGCGACGTGCTGGTCACCGACATGACGGACCCCAACTGGGAACCCGTGATGAAGCGGGCGTCCGCCATCGTCACGAACCGCGGCGGCCGTACCTGCCACGCGGCGATCATCGCGCGCGAACTGGGCATCCCGGCTGTCGTGGGTTGCGGCAACGCCACCGACCTGCTGAAGCAAGGCCAGGCGGTGACCGTGTCTTGCGCTGAAGGCGACGAAGGCCGCATCTATGATGGCCTGATCGAGACCGAAGTGGAAGAAGTGCGCCGTGGCGACATGCCCCCCCTCGATCTGAAGATCATGATGAACGTGGGCAACCCGCAGCTGGCGTTCGACTTCGCCCAGATTCCGAACGGCGGCGTGGGCTTGGCGCGCCTGGAATTCATCATCAACAACAACATCGGCATCCACCCGAAGGCGGTGCTGGACTACCCGAACGTCGACGGCGAACTGAAGAAGGCCGTGGAATCGGCAGCCCGCGGCCATGCCAGCCCGCGCGCGTTCTTCGTCGAGAAGATGGCCGAAGGCGTGGCCACCATCGCTGCGGCCTTCTATCCCAAGCCCGTCATCGTGCGCATGTCGGACTTCAAGTCCAACGAGTACCGCAAGCTGGTCGGCGGTTCGCGCTACGAGCCCGAGGAAGAGAACCCCATGCTGGGCTTCCGCGGCGCGTCGCGCTACATCGCCGAAGACTTCGCCGAGTGCTTCCGCATGGAATGCGAAGCGCTGAAGAAGGTGCGCGATGAAATGGGCCTGACCAACGTCGAGATCATGGTGCCGTTCGTGCGTACCGTGGGCCAGGCGGAAAAGGTCGTCAACCTGCTGGCCAAGCACGGCCTGGCCCGCGGCGAAAATGGCCTGAAGCTGATCATGATGTGCGAAGTGCCGTCCAACGCCATCCTGGCCGACGAGTTCCTGCAGTACTTCGACGGCTTCTCGATCGGTTCGAACGACATGACCCAGCTGACGCTGGGCCTGGACCGCGATTCGGGCATGGAGCTGCTGGCCGCCGACTTCGACGAACGCGACGAGGCCGTGAAGTTCATGCTGCGCCGCGCGATCAAGGCTTGCTTGGCCGCCAACAAGTACGTGGGCATCTGCGGCCAAGGCCCCAGCGACCATCCGGACTTTGCGCAATGGCTGAAGGACGAGGGCATCCTGTCGATGTCGCTCAACCCGGACACCGTTGTGGATACGTGGCAGCGCCTGGCCAAGAACTGA
- a CDS encoding DUF2846 domain-containing protein gives MKSGIKSSLAALGAAVLLAACAGPRYGDVADRIPALEAAEGRIYFYQPVTPNGDKVAQPAILVDDRKVGRSKSGRFFFVDRAPGEVEVITATDRKERKDALKVPLAAGQTRYVRVDVAGGRQVLRLEASADEAVQAMKDLRYWGAGHRDREPLRYE, from the coding sequence ATGAAAAGCGGGATCAAATCGAGTCTTGCCGCGCTGGGCGCGGCCGTGTTGCTTGCTGCTTGTGCCGGCCCCCGGTATGGCGACGTGGCGGACCGCATTCCGGCGCTGGAAGCTGCCGAAGGCCGGATCTACTTCTACCAGCCCGTGACGCCCAACGGCGACAAAGTCGCGCAGCCCGCGATCCTGGTCGATGACCGCAAGGTCGGACGTTCCAAATCCGGCCGCTTCTTCTTCGTGGACCGCGCGCCAGGCGAAGTGGAAGTCATTACCGCCACCGACCGCAAGGAGCGCAAGGACGCGCTCAAGGTCCCGCTGGCCGCCGGACAGACCCGATACGTGCGCGTGGATGTCGCGGGCGGCCGGCAGGTCCTGCGGCTGGAGGCCTCCGCTGACGAAGCCGTGCAGGCCATGAAGGACCTGCGTTATTGGGGCGCGGGGCATCGCGACCGCGAGCCGCTGCGCTATGAATAA
- a CDS encoding OmpH family outer membrane protein, with amino-acid sequence MMSDSALKTSNSLRAKRRGKLGGSIALVGALILGSAAAIPAQAQGTKIGFVNTERILRESTPAKAAQSKIEAEFKKRDDELQRLNNSLRSQAEKFDKDAPVLSESDRVKRQRELSNLDTDLQRKRREFQEDFNRRRNEEFSGIVTKANDAIKRIAEQENYDLIIQDAVTVNPRIDITDKVIQSLGK; translated from the coding sequence ATGATGTCTGATTCCGCACTTAAAACCTCGAATTCGCTGCGCGCCAAGCGCCGCGGCAAACTGGGCGGCTCCATTGCCCTGGTAGGTGCGCTCATACTCGGTTCGGCTGCGGCGATTCCCGCGCAGGCTCAAGGCACGAAGATCGGTTTCGTCAATACCGAGCGGATCCTGCGCGAGTCGACCCCGGCCAAGGCGGCGCAAAGCAAGATCGAAGCCGAATTCAAGAAGCGCGACGACGAACTCCAGCGCCTGAACAACAGCCTGCGTTCGCAAGCCGAGAAGTTCGACAAGGACGCTCCCGTTCTGTCGGAGTCCGATCGCGTCAAGCGCCAGCGCGAACTGTCCAACCTGGATACCGACCTGCAGCGCAAGCGCCGCGAGTTCCAGGAAGACTTCAATCGCCGCCGCAACGAAGAGTTCTCGGGCATCGTGACGAAGGCCAATGACGCCATCAAGCGCATCGCCGAACAGGAAAACTACGACCTGATCATTCAGGACGCCGTGACCGTCAACCCGCGCATCGACATCACCGACAAGGTGATCCAGAGCCTGGGCAAGTAA
- the ppsR gene encoding posphoenolpyruvate synthetase regulatory kinase/phosphorylase PpsR: MTSTPIVRTVYIVSDSTGITAETFSQSVLSQFEEVDFKPVRLPFVDTLEKAAEVAMRIDRSALEAGVPPIVFSTLVNPDILARVRQANGIFLDLFGTFVSHIEQALGLKSSHSIGRSHMQANSEKYRNRIDAINFSLAHDDGQFVNQLDQADVILVGVSRCGKTPTSLYLAMQYAIKAANFPLTPDDFERGTLPSTIAPHRGKLFGLSIQPERLAEVRNERRPNSRYAQLEQCRYEVAEAERMMRREGISWLSSTTKSIEEIATTVLQEVGLDRG, translated from the coding sequence ATGACATCTACCCCGATCGTACGCACGGTATACATCGTTTCCGACAGTACCGGCATCACCGCAGAAACCTTCAGCCAGTCAGTGCTTTCGCAGTTTGAAGAGGTCGATTTCAAGCCTGTCCGCCTGCCCTTTGTCGACACGCTGGAAAAGGCGGCGGAAGTGGCCATGCGGATCGACCGCAGCGCCCTGGAGGCGGGCGTCCCCCCGATCGTCTTCAGCACCCTGGTCAACCCCGATATCCTGGCACGCGTTCGCCAGGCGAACGGAATTTTCCTGGACCTGTTCGGCACCTTCGTCAGCCATATCGAACAGGCGCTGGGCCTGAAGTCCAGCCATTCCATCGGCCGCTCGCACATGCAGGCCAATTCGGAAAAGTACCGCAACCGCATCGACGCCATCAATTTCAGCCTGGCGCATGATGACGGCCAGTTCGTGAACCAGCTGGATCAGGCGGACGTGATCCTGGTCGGGGTGTCCCGCTGCGGCAAGACGCCCACCAGCCTGTACCTGGCCATGCAATACGCCATCAAGGCGGCCAATTTCCCCCTGACGCCGGACGATTTCGAGCGCGGCACCCTGCCCTCGACCATCGCCCCGCATCGCGGCAAGCTGTTCGGCCTGTCGATCCAGCCCGAACGCCTGGCCGAAGTCCGCAACGAGCGCCGCCCCAACAGCCGCTACGCGCAGCTGGAGCAATGCCGCTACGAAGTGGCCGAGGCCGAACGGATGATGCGCCGCGAGGGCATTTCCTGGCTGTCCAGCACCACCAAATCGATCGAGGAGATCGCCACGACGGTGTTGCAGGAAGTGGGCCTGGACCGGGGCTGA
- a CDS encoding TrmH family RNA methyltransferase: protein MKHISSRDNPAVKALAKLAGTAGKRGAPVLLDGVHLCQAWLQHHGAPDQAIFDVERLSQPDIAALAAAVPDRDCLALDARLMQSLAAVESGQGVAFLVTPPAPDLPQAMDENCVLFDRIQDPGNVGTLLRTCAAAGVKRVFLATGTAAAWSPKVLRSGQGAHFALAIHEHVDLAALLPRLQVPLVATALDGARDLYEGVLPQRCAWVFGHEGQGVAAELLAAARLKVRIPHDMAAVESLNVGAAAAICLFEQRRQALRSKPG from the coding sequence ATGAAGCACATCAGTTCTCGCGACAACCCCGCGGTCAAGGCGCTGGCCAAGCTGGCGGGCACGGCGGGCAAGCGCGGCGCGCCGGTGCTGCTGGACGGCGTGCATTTGTGCCAAGCCTGGCTGCAGCACCACGGCGCGCCGGATCAGGCGATTTTCGACGTGGAACGGTTGTCCCAGCCCGACATTGCGGCGCTGGCGGCGGCTGTGCCGGACCGCGACTGCCTGGCCCTGGACGCGCGGCTGATGCAGTCCCTGGCGGCGGTCGAAAGCGGGCAGGGCGTGGCGTTTCTGGTGACCCCGCCGGCGCCGGACCTGCCGCAAGCCATGGACGAGAACTGCGTGCTGTTCGACCGCATCCAGGATCCTGGCAATGTCGGCACGCTGCTGCGCACCTGCGCGGCGGCGGGCGTGAAGCGCGTCTTCCTGGCCACGGGCACGGCCGCGGCCTGGTCTCCCAAAGTGCTGCGCAGCGGCCAGGGCGCTCATTTCGCCCTCGCCATCCATGAACATGTGGATCTGGCCGCCTTGCTGCCCAGGCTGCAGGTGCCGCTGGTGGCGACCGCGCTGGATGGCGCGCGCGACCTGTACGAAGGCGTGCTGCCGCAACGCTGCGCCTGGGTGTTCGGCCACGAAGGCCAGGGCGTGGCCGCGGAGCTGCTTGCCGCCGCGCGCCTCAAGGTGCGCATTCCGCACGACATGGCGGCGGTGGAATCGCTCAATGTGGGCGCCGCAGCCGCGATCTGCCTCTTCGAGCAGCGGCGCCAAGCCTTGCGCAGCAAACCGGGCTGA
- the lpxA gene encoding acyl-ACP--UDP-N-acetylglucosamine O-acyltransferase, which yields MAGNIHPTAVVDPAAKLDPTVVVGPFATIGPDVTIGAGTEIGPYCMVDGVTTIGRDNRFYRYCSVGGMPQDKKYQGEPTRLEIGDRNTFREFVTLNTGTVQDGGATTIADDNWIMAYVHVAHDCHIGNHTILANSVQLGGHVHVGDWAIVGGLTGVHQFSRIGAHSMTGGNSSLMQDTPPFVLAAGNPCRPVGVNVEGLKRRGFTPADISALRDAYKIIYRRGLSLDAARAELRARLDAEPEVAPHLQTLLDFLDVASRGIIRP from the coding sequence ATGGCAGGAAACATTCACCCCACCGCCGTCGTTGATCCGGCGGCAAAGCTCGACCCGACTGTCGTCGTGGGTCCGTTCGCGACCATCGGTCCCGATGTGACCATCGGCGCGGGCACCGAGATCGGCCCGTACTGCATGGTGGACGGGGTGACGACCATCGGGCGCGACAACCGCTTCTACCGCTATTGCTCGGTCGGCGGCATGCCCCAGGACAAGAAGTACCAGGGTGAGCCTACCCGCCTGGAGATCGGTGACCGCAACACGTTCCGGGAATTCGTCACGCTCAACACGGGCACCGTGCAGGACGGCGGGGCCACGACGATTGCCGACGACAACTGGATCATGGCGTACGTGCACGTCGCACATGATTGCCACATCGGCAACCACACCATCCTGGCCAACTCGGTGCAGCTGGGCGGCCACGTCCACGTCGGCGATTGGGCCATCGTGGGCGGCCTGACCGGCGTGCACCAGTTCTCGCGCATCGGCGCGCACAGCATGACGGGCGGCAATAGCTCCCTCATGCAGGACACGCCGCCGTTCGTGCTGGCCGCGGGCAATCCCTGCCGTCCTGTGGGCGTCAACGTCGAAGGCCTCAAGCGCCGCGGCTTCACGCCCGCCGACATTTCGGCGCTGCGCGACGCCTACAAGATCATCTACCGCCGTGGCCTGTCCCTGGACGCGGCGCGGGCAGAACTGCGCGCCCGCCTGGATGCGGAGCCCGAGGTCGCCCCGCACCTGCAGACCCTGCTCGACTTCCTGGACGTCGCAAGCCGCGGCATCATCCGCCCATGA